The following are encoded together in the Gordonia insulae genome:
- the dmpG gene encoding 4-hydroxy-2-oxovalerate aldolase, with product MTAAVDLMANARKYSDTLDIRITDSSLRDGSHHKRHQFTEQEVRDIVAALDASGVPVIEVTHGDGLGGSSFNYGFSKTPEQQLIKAAAETAKQAKIAFLMLPGLGTKDDIRAAQDNGGQICRIATHCTEADVSIQHFGLARDLGLETVGFLMMSHSQPPEKLAEQARIMADAGCQCVYVVDSAGALVLEDVTVRVQALRAELGDDAQIGFHGHENLDIAVANSINAIRAGAQQIDGSIRRFGAGAGNTPTEAFVGVCDKLGITTGVDFMKIADAAQDVVRPAMPSECLVDRSAMMMGYAGCYSSFLKHAEGHAERYNVSAAEILLEAGNRKLVGGQEDQLIDIALELKKKQDANAGI from the coding sequence ATGACCGCAGCAGTTGACCTGATGGCGAACGCACGCAAGTACTCCGACACCCTGGACATCCGCATCACCGATTCGTCGTTGCGTGATGGCAGCCACCACAAGCGGCATCAGTTCACCGAGCAGGAGGTACGCGACATCGTCGCGGCGCTGGATGCCTCGGGTGTGCCGGTGATCGAGGTGACCCACGGTGACGGGCTGGGTGGGTCGTCGTTCAACTATGGATTCTCCAAAACGCCGGAGCAACAGTTGATCAAGGCGGCCGCCGAGACGGCGAAGCAGGCCAAGATCGCGTTCCTGATGCTGCCCGGTCTGGGGACCAAGGACGACATCCGGGCCGCGCAGGACAACGGCGGTCAGATCTGCCGGATCGCCACGCACTGCACCGAGGCCGACGTGTCGATCCAGCATTTCGGGCTGGCGCGTGATCTCGGGCTGGAGACGGTCGGGTTCCTGATGATGAGCCATTCGCAGCCGCCGGAGAAGTTGGCCGAGCAGGCCCGGATCATGGCCGACGCCGGTTGTCAGTGCGTGTACGTGGTGGACTCGGCGGGCGCGCTGGTGCTCGAAGATGTGACGGTCCGGGTGCAGGCGTTGCGTGCCGAACTCGGTGACGACGCGCAGATCGGTTTCCACGGCCACGAGAACCTCGACATCGCGGTGGCCAACTCCATCAACGCGATTCGTGCAGGGGCGCAGCAGATCGACGGCTCGATCCGTCGTTTCGGTGCCGGTGCGGGCAACACGCCGACGGAGGCGTTCGTGGGGGTGTGCGACAAGCTGGGCATCACGACCGGTGTGGACTTCATGAAGATCGCCGACGCCGCACAGGATGTGGTGCGTCCGGCGATGCCGTCGGAATGTCTGGTCGATCGTTCGGCGATGATGATGGGTTACGCCGGCTGCTACAGCTCGTTCCTCAAGCACGCCGAAGGGCATGCCGAGCGCTACAACGTGTCGGCGGCGGAGATCCTGTTGGAGGCCGGCAACCGCAAACTCGTCGGCGGGCAGGAAGATCAGCTCATTGATATCGCATTGGAGCTGAAGAAGAAGCAGGACGCGAACGCCGGGATCTGA
- a CDS encoding acetaldehyde dehydrogenase (acetylating) → MAAKLTAAIIGSGNIGTDLMYKLERSEVIEPRWMVGIDADSEGMKRAADHGLITMSGGADELMGSSERPDLIFEATSAYVHREYAPKYQAAGITAVDLTPAAVGPAVVPPANLREHLDAPNTNMITCGGQATIPMVHAVSSVVPVPYAEIVASVASVSAGPGTRANIDEFTATTSKGVETIGGATRGKAIIILNPADPPMIMRDTIFCAIPEDADTDAIAESIHKREKEIQAYVPGYRLLQDPQFDPPSVLNGGHARVSIFVEVEGAGDFLPPYAGNLDIMTAAATKVGEEIAKTKLGVSA, encoded by the coding sequence GTGGCAGCCAAGCTGACCGCAGCGATCATCGGGTCGGGCAACATCGGCACCGACCTGATGTACAAGCTGGAACGATCCGAGGTCATCGAGCCTCGCTGGATGGTGGGTATCGATGCCGATTCCGAGGGGATGAAGCGGGCCGCCGATCATGGTCTGATCACGATGAGTGGCGGGGCAGACGAACTGATGGGTTCCTCGGAGCGTCCCGACCTCATCTTCGAGGCGACCTCGGCGTACGTTCACCGTGAGTACGCGCCGAAGTATCAGGCGGCAGGGATCACCGCGGTGGACCTCACCCCGGCTGCGGTCGGGCCGGCAGTGGTCCCGCCGGCGAACCTCCGCGAGCATCTGGATGCGCCGAACACCAACATGATCACCTGTGGTGGGCAGGCCACCATCCCGATGGTGCATGCGGTGTCGTCCGTGGTGCCGGTGCCCTATGCCGAGATCGTCGCGTCTGTTGCGTCGGTGTCGGCGGGCCCGGGTACGCGCGCCAACATCGACGAGTTCACCGCGACCACGTCGAAGGGTGTCGAGACCATCGGCGGTGCCACGCGTGGCAAGGCGATCATCATCCTCAATCCGGCAGATCCGCCGATGATCATGCGTGACACCATCTTCTGCGCGATCCCGGAGGACGCGGACACCGATGCGATCGCGGAGTCGATCCACAAGCGGGAGAAGGAGATCCAGGCCTACGTGCCCGGTTACCGATTGCTGCAGGACCCGCAGTTCGATCCGCCGTCGGTGCTCAACGGCGGCCACGCGCGGGTCTCGATCTTTGTCGAGGTCGAGGGTGCGGGGGACTTCCTGCCGCCGTACGCCGGAAACCTGGACATCATGACCGCCGCCGCCACCAAGGTCGGCGAAGAGATCGCGAAGACCAAGTTGGGAGTTTCGGCATGA
- a CDS encoding 2-keto-4-pentenoate hydratase → MAVDQAIREQIAADLWNAEQTAVAIDRPTDTHPDLDVVDAYEIQLINIRKRLDAGARVAGHKVGLASEAMQKMMNVDEPDYGHLLDEMQYFESTPIDAKKLCFPRVEVEVGFILGKDLPGAGCTNNDVIDAVEWVVPSIELIDSRIKDWKITLCDTIADNASSCGWILGEQRVPISEIDTGNIDAVLHRNGEVIAKGNSSAVLGHPLNAVSWLARKVEGFGVRLRKGDVILPGTATRAIDISSGDHFVAEFEGLGSVTLDFH, encoded by the coding sequence GTGGCGGTCGACCAGGCAATTCGTGAGCAGATCGCGGCTGATCTGTGGAACGCGGAGCAGACCGCGGTGGCGATCGACCGGCCGACCGACACTCATCCCGACCTCGATGTCGTCGACGCCTACGAGATCCAGCTGATCAACATCCGCAAGCGGCTCGACGCCGGTGCGAGGGTGGCCGGACACAAGGTCGGCCTGGCGTCCGAGGCGATGCAGAAGATGATGAACGTCGACGAGCCCGACTACGGTCATCTGCTCGACGAGATGCAGTACTTCGAGTCGACACCGATCGATGCCAAGAAGCTGTGCTTCCCGCGGGTCGAGGTCGAGGTGGGGTTCATCCTGGGTAAGGACCTGCCCGGCGCGGGCTGCACCAACAACGACGTCATCGACGCGGTGGAGTGGGTGGTGCCGTCGATCGAGCTGATCGATTCGCGCATCAAGGACTGGAAGATCACCCTCTGCGACACCATCGCGGACAACGCGTCGTCGTGTGGCTGGATTCTCGGTGAGCAGCGTGTCCCGATCAGCGAGATCGACACGGGGAACATCGACGCGGTGTTGCACCGTAACGGTGAGGTGATCGCCAAGGGCAACTCGTCGGCGGTGTTGGGTCACCCGTTGAACGCGGTGTCGTGGCTCGCGCGCAAGGTCGAGGGTTTCGGCGTGCGACTGCGCAAGGGTGACGTGATCCTGCCCGGAACCGCGACGCGGGCGATCGACATCAGTTCGGGCGACCACTTCGTCGCCGAATTCGAGGGCCTGGGCAGTGTGACCCTGGACTTCCACTGA
- a CDS encoding SDR family NAD(P)-dependent oxidoreductase — MQRYTGRRVLITGGGSGIGQATVLRMLDEGAEVVAADISEAGLADTKSKAGSSATLTTLVVNVADEESVRTGVAAAVDGLGGLDVLVNAAGILRSAHTHELSLEQFETVIRINLTGTFLMIREAIPALRQGSSPAVVNFSSTSAAFAHPYMAAYAASKGGIQAMTHALASEYGKSGIRFNAVQPGSISSGMTDGSGVSGQSSGPGLPDDADFSLFPMPLLAGGGFAPPEAVAGVVAMLASEDAAFVTGTEVRIDGGSHA; from the coding sequence ATGCAGCGATACACAGGACGACGGGTGCTGATCACCGGTGGCGGATCCGGGATCGGTCAGGCGACGGTTCTCCGAATGCTCGACGAAGGTGCCGAGGTCGTCGCGGCCGACATCAGCGAGGCCGGCCTGGCCGACACCAAGAGCAAGGCGGGATCGTCAGCGACGCTGACGACGTTGGTGGTCAACGTCGCCGACGAAGAATCGGTTCGTACCGGAGTGGCTGCTGCGGTCGATGGTCTCGGCGGCCTCGACGTCCTGGTCAACGCGGCAGGAATCCTGCGGTCCGCGCACACCCACGAGTTGTCCCTGGAGCAGTTCGAGACCGTGATCCGGATAAACCTGACCGGCACGTTCCTGATGATCCGGGAGGCCATCCCGGCGTTGCGGCAGGGGTCGTCACCGGCGGTGGTCAACTTCAGTTCCACGTCCGCGGCGTTCGCACACCCGTACATGGCCGCGTACGCCGCCAGCAAAGGCGGCATCCAGGCGATGACGCACGCGTTGGCCTCCGAGTACGGGAAATCGGGGATCCGATTCAACGCCGTGCAGCCGGGATCGATCTCCTCGGGCATGACCGACGGCAGCGGCGTCAGCGGACAGAGCAGCGGGCCGGGTCTGCCGGACGACGCGGACTTCTCGCTGTTCCCCATGCCGCTGTTGGCCGGGGGTGGATTTGCGCCACCGGAAGCGGTGGCCGGAGTGGTCGCCATGCTCGCCAGCGAAGATGCGGCGTTCGTGACCGGTACCGAGGTGCGTATCGACGGCGGCTCGCACGCCTGA
- a CDS encoding Rieske 2Fe-2S domain-containing protein codes for MPGHTTNGQFPSDAEEFRTIEAAAAPTRFARGWHCLGLLDTFRDGQPHEVKAFGTTLVVFQAQETGKVHILDAFCRHMGGNLALGTVKGNSIACPFHDWRWGGNGRCTDIPYAKRVPPVAKTRSWPTLERNGQLFVWHDPQGSKPTDDVTIPVIEGFGTSEWTGWTWNSIVVEGSHCREIVDNVVDMAHFFYVHYAFPRYFKNVFEGHVATQYMRSTPRHDIEVGTNYDDPNSTLRSDASYFGPSYMVDWLWSEAQGMTIETVLINCHYPVTSNSFVLQYGAMVKKPQGMSDEMASGMAAQFAQGVEMGFEQDIEIWKNKAPIDNPLLSEEDGPVYQLRRWYEQFYVDVEDVADDMTNRFEFEIDTERAVQSWEAEVAQNIADGKTLQAHA; via the coding sequence ATGCCGGGTCACACGACGAATGGTCAATTCCCCTCGGATGCCGAGGAGTTCAGAACAATCGAAGCGGCGGCCGCGCCGACCCGCTTCGCCCGGGGTTGGCACTGCCTCGGGTTGCTCGACACCTTTCGCGACGGCCAACCGCACGAGGTGAAGGCATTCGGCACCACGCTCGTGGTGTTCCAGGCGCAGGAGACGGGAAAGGTCCACATCCTCGATGCGTTCTGCCGCCACATGGGCGGCAACCTCGCGCTGGGCACCGTCAAGGGAAACTCGATCGCCTGCCCATTCCACGACTGGCGATGGGGCGGCAATGGCCGCTGCACCGATATCCCCTACGCCAAGCGGGTGCCGCCGGTGGCCAAGACACGCTCCTGGCCGACCCTGGAACGCAACGGCCAACTCTTCGTCTGGCACGACCCACAGGGCAGCAAACCCACCGATGACGTGACGATTCCGGTGATCGAGGGCTTCGGCACGTCGGAGTGGACCGGCTGGACTTGGAACTCGATCGTGGTGGAGGGGTCCCACTGCCGTGAGATCGTCGACAACGTGGTGGACATGGCGCACTTCTTCTACGTGCATTACGCGTTCCCGCGGTATTTCAAGAACGTCTTCGAGGGTCACGTAGCGACCCAGTACATGCGGTCCACCCCACGCCACGACATCGAGGTCGGTACGAACTACGACGACCCCAACTCGACGCTGCGGTCCGACGCCTCGTACTTCGGCCCGTCGTACATGGTCGATTGGCTGTGGAGCGAGGCACAGGGCATGACCATCGAGACGGTTCTGATCAACTGCCACTACCCGGTGACATCGAATTCCTTTGTGCTGCAGTACGGCGCGATGGTCAAGAAGCCGCAGGGCATGTCCGACGAGATGGCGTCGGGCATGGCCGCACAGTTCGCCCAGGGTGTCGAGATGGGATTCGAGCAAGACATCGAGATCTGGAAGAACAAGGCGCCCATCGACAATCCCCTGCTGTCGGAGGAGGACGGTCCGGTGTATCAGTTGCGCCGCTGGTACGAACAGTTCTACGTCGACGTCGAAGACGTCGCCGACGACATGACCAACCGGTTCGAGTTCGAGATCGACACCGAACGCGCAGTGCAGAGCTGGGAAGCCGAGGTCGCCCAGAACATCGCCGACGGCAAGACGCTGCAAGCGCATGCCTGA
- a CDS encoding acyl-CoA dehydrogenase family protein: MNEALENINALAEEIRGQADEAERLGQLPDATAKKLKAAGPIRLLQPKKYGGYEAHPREFAETVMAAAALDGATGWVCGIVGVHPWQLAFADPRVQEEVWGADNDTWMASPYAPTGIAVPVDGGYIFNGRWQFSSGTDHCDWIFLGAMLGTAQGEMALPPTMLHMILPRSDYQIVDDSWNVVGLKGTGSKDIIVKDAFVPDYRVMNGDHVIDGTAQREYGVTETLYKMPWSNMFPLGISSAVIGIAEGALAAHLDYQRDRVGAQGTAIKDDPYVLFAVGEAAADINAARQELLATVDTMWDIVDAGNEVTFEQRAAGRRTQVRAAWRAVMAVDQIFARSGGNALRMDKPLQRFWRDAHAGLNHAIHVPSTVYHASALSSLGVEPPEALQKMI, encoded by the coding sequence ATGAACGAAGCACTCGAGAACATCAACGCGCTGGCCGAGGAGATCCGCGGCCAGGCCGACGAGGCCGAACGACTCGGCCAACTGCCTGACGCCACCGCCAAGAAACTCAAGGCCGCGGGCCCGATCCGCCTCCTGCAACCGAAGAAGTACGGCGGCTACGAAGCCCACCCCCGCGAGTTCGCCGAAACCGTGATGGCCGCCGCTGCCCTCGACGGTGCGACCGGCTGGGTGTGCGGCATCGTCGGCGTCCACCCGTGGCAGTTGGCATTCGCCGATCCCCGTGTGCAAGAAGAGGTCTGGGGTGCCGACAACGACACCTGGATGGCCTCCCCGTATGCCCCGACCGGCATCGCCGTGCCGGTTGATGGCGGCTACATCTTCAACGGACGGTGGCAGTTCAGTTCGGGCACCGATCATTGCGACTGGATCTTCCTCGGCGCCATGCTCGGCACCGCGCAGGGCGAGATGGCCCTGCCACCGACCATGCTGCACATGATCCTGCCGCGCAGCGACTATCAGATCGTCGACGACTCCTGGAATGTCGTCGGACTCAAGGGCACCGGCTCGAAGGACATCATCGTCAAGGACGCCTTTGTCCCCGACTACCGGGTGATGAACGGTGATCATGTCATCGACGGCACCGCGCAGCGCGAGTACGGCGTCACCGAGACGCTCTACAAGATGCCGTGGTCCAACATGTTTCCGCTCGGGATCAGCTCCGCGGTCATCGGCATCGCCGAGGGGGCGCTGGCGGCCCACCTCGATTATCAACGCGATCGGGTCGGCGCCCAGGGCACTGCGATCAAGGACGACCCCTATGTCCTGTTCGCGGTCGGCGAGGCAGCAGCCGACATCAATGCGGCCCGCCAGGAACTGCTGGCCACTGTGGACACCATGTGGGACATCGTCGACGCCGGCAACGAGGTGACGTTCGAGCAGCGGGCCGCGGGCCGCCGCACCCAGGTCCGGGCCGCGTGGCGCGCGGTGATGGCGGTCGATCAGATCTTCGCGCGTTCCGGTGGCAACGCGCTACGCATGGACAAGCCGCTGCAGCGGTTCTGGCGCGATGCCCACGCCGGGCTCAACCATGCGATCCACGTGCCCAGCACCGTGTACCACGCGTCGGCGCTCAGTTCGCTCGGAGTCGAACCGCCGGAAGCGCTGCAGAAGATGATCTGA
- the bphC gene encoding biphenyl-2,3-diol 1,2-dioxygenase, producing MTEIKGLGYLKIQTNDIARWRTFAFDVLGFAEGSGPDENALYLRMDERAARIVVVPGETDEVIDIGWEVRDGAALTRVQATLEGAGVAVKPLSVEEAEARRVEEAISFTDPTGANVEIFHGPVLDHSPIVTPFGAGFVTGAQGLGHVVLPTTDPVGALDFYTDVLGFLPRGAMRLPAPPEFGPMRIRFLGVNERHHSLALCPAPHGGAPGLIHVMVEVDSLDAVGQALDRVIKDGFSVSSTLGRHTNDKMVSFYVRAPGGWDIEFGTEGMKVDETHYTAEEITADSYWGHDWSGSEPLAAM from the coding sequence ATGACAGAGATCAAGGGTCTCGGCTATCTCAAGATCCAGACCAACGACATCGCCCGCTGGCGCACCTTCGCCTTCGACGTACTCGGTTTCGCGGAGGGCAGTGGACCCGACGAGAACGCACTGTATCTGCGGATGGACGAACGCGCCGCACGCATCGTCGTGGTCCCCGGCGAGACCGACGAGGTGATCGACATCGGCTGGGAGGTGCGTGACGGCGCGGCGCTCACCCGCGTGCAGGCCACCCTGGAGGGGGCAGGCGTCGCGGTCAAGCCGCTGTCGGTCGAGGAGGCCGAGGCGCGTCGGGTGGAGGAGGCGATCTCGTTCACCGACCCGACGGGCGCCAACGTGGAGATCTTCCACGGACCCGTCCTCGATCACAGCCCGATCGTCACACCCTTCGGTGCCGGATTCGTCACCGGCGCCCAGGGCCTGGGCCACGTCGTACTCCCGACCACCGACCCCGTCGGTGCGCTCGACTTCTACACCGACGTGCTCGGCTTCCTGCCCCGTGGAGCGATGCGGCTGCCCGCGCCACCCGAGTTCGGCCCGATGCGCATCCGCTTCCTGGGCGTCAACGAGCGGCACCACAGTCTCGCGCTCTGCCCTGCTCCACACGGCGGCGCGCCAGGACTCATCCACGTCATGGTCGAGGTGGACTCCCTCGATGCCGTCGGCCAAGCGCTGGACCGGGTCATCAAGGATGGCTTCTCGGTGTCGTCGACGCTGGGTCGCCACACCAACGACAAGATGGTCTCCTTCTACGTCCGGGCCCCCGGCGGCTGGGACATCGAGTTCGGCACCGAGGGTATGAAGGTCGACGAAACCCACTACACGGCCGAGGAGATCACCGCTGACAGCTATTGGGGTCACGACTGGTCGGGCAGCGAACCGCTCGCCGCGATGTAG
- a CDS encoding IclR family transcriptional regulator produces the protein MTINIDSTPAAALDRASLVLDAFDGPGRLTLAQIVRRTGLPRSSAHRILERLVHLRWLRRQGRDYELGIRLMELGSIAVHQDRLHKAAMPYLHELHRATGFVVHLAILDGADVVYLEKIGGALAASIPTRVGARQPAHCTAIGKAILAFADPADPAEPLMQKTRYSIASRARLDTELAKVRMHGVAYEREESLAGIGCVAAPIGEIDDAVAAVSVCGPTDRMAFDHRLAAPVRMTALSIWRNLDGGAGRVMPTLQRRHPLRMGPAGMAPMPVAR, from the coding sequence ATGACCATCAACATCGACTCCACCCCGGCCGCCGCGCTGGATCGCGCGTCTCTCGTGCTCGACGCATTCGACGGACCAGGCCGGCTCACGCTCGCCCAGATCGTGCGCCGCACCGGTCTGCCCAGATCGTCGGCACACCGCATCCTGGAGCGGCTCGTGCACCTGCGCTGGTTGCGACGACAGGGTCGCGACTACGAACTCGGTATCCGGCTGATGGAACTCGGCTCCATCGCCGTCCACCAGGACCGACTACACAAGGCTGCGATGCCCTACCTGCACGAGCTGCATCGTGCGACCGGCTTCGTGGTGCACCTGGCCATCCTGGACGGTGCCGACGTGGTCTATCTGGAAAAGATCGGCGGCGCTCTGGCGGCCTCTATACCGACCCGGGTCGGCGCACGTCAGCCGGCGCACTGCACCGCGATCGGCAAGGCGATCCTGGCGTTCGCCGACCCGGCCGACCCCGCCGAACCACTCATGCAGAAGACGCGATACTCCATCGCCAGCCGGGCCCGGCTGGACACCGAACTCGCCAAGGTTCGAATGCACGGCGTCGCCTATGAGCGCGAGGAGTCGCTGGCCGGGATCGGCTGCGTCGCAGCGCCGATCGGAGAAATCGATGACGCCGTTGCCGCGGTGTCGGTGTGCGGACCAACCGACCGGATGGCTTTCGATCACCGATTGGCCGCACCCGTGCGAATGACGGCGCTGTCCATCTGGCGCAATCTCGACGGCGGAGCAGGCCGGGTCATGCCCACCCTGCAACGGCGGCATCCGCTCCGGATGGGCCCGGCAGGTATGGCCCCGATGCCGGTGGCCCGATGA
- a CDS encoding alpha/beta hydrolase: MIDPEVAAILPLLNDGFPRVEEMGGAQARAAIRARLQPNSDPIPVASVRDQMIAGPGGDIALRIYHPPDPFPAQGAALVVFAHGGGFVFCDLDTHDDLCRSMARTTGAVVVSVDYRRAPEHPWPAAAIDVHSVAVWAADHAEELGADPDRLVVAGDSAGGNLAAVATILARDSGGPRIRGQVLLYPVIAADFTTESYVRFGEGHYNTASAMKWYWDQYVPAFEDRSHPHASVAAADLAGLPPTIVVTAGYDPLWSEGVAFATALMSAGVPTVHRDHPGAIHGFMTMPSLQLCAHARTQTWCDIRALVQ; encoded by the coding sequence ATGATCGACCCCGAGGTCGCCGCCATCCTCCCCCTCCTCAACGACGGATTTCCGCGCGTCGAGGAGATGGGTGGCGCGCAGGCACGTGCTGCCATACGCGCACGGCTGCAACCCAATTCCGACCCCATTCCGGTCGCATCGGTGCGGGATCAGATGATCGCCGGACCGGGCGGCGACATCGCGCTACGCATCTACCACCCACCTGATCCGTTCCCCGCACAGGGCGCAGCTCTCGTCGTCTTCGCCCACGGCGGTGGTTTCGTGTTCTGCGACCTGGACACCCACGACGACCTGTGCCGATCGATGGCGCGCACCACCGGTGCCGTCGTCGTGTCGGTGGATTATCGACGCGCCCCCGAACATCCCTGGCCCGCAGCCGCCATTGACGTCCACTCCGTCGCGGTCTGGGCCGCCGATCACGCCGAGGAACTCGGGGCCGACCCGGATCGGCTGGTGGTGGCCGGCGACAGTGCCGGCGGAAACCTTGCGGCCGTCGCCACGATCCTGGCCCGCGATTCCGGGGGCCCTCGCATTCGCGGGCAGGTGCTGCTCTACCCGGTGATCGCGGCTGATTTCACCACGGAGTCCTATGTGCGTTTCGGCGAGGGCCACTACAACACCGCGAGCGCGATGAAGTGGTACTGGGACCAATACGTTCCGGCGTTCGAGGACCGGTCACACCCGCATGCATCGGTGGCGGCTGCAGACCTTGCGGGATTGCCGCCGACCATCGTCGTCACCGCGGGATACGACCCGCTCTGGTCCGAAGGTGTCGCCTTCGCCACGGCTCTGATGAGCGCTGGTGTGCCGACGGTCCACCGTGACCACCCCGGCGCCATCCACGGGTTCATGACGATGCCTTCGCTTCAGTTGTGTGCACACGCGCGAACCCAGACATGGTGTGACATCCGCGCTCTCGTGCAGTGA
- a CDS encoding PadR family transcriptional regulator: MLAYEEEVSGYDIKKWADWSLRHYYWSPSFSQVYSELKRVEQHGYATSWMADGEGGRNRRVYKITDAGRRAVRIWALDSPVDPPMLKHGVILRTAFGHLSTPEQLKAMLTEHVARMDELQHRVAVDAAAAEAEPAWAYARIAMRWAERYYASERELALELMDEIDTAEQVFRSGASVGESFPKPRPGHWREVEQQVQAGEHDD; encoded by the coding sequence ATGCTCGCCTACGAGGAAGAGGTCTCCGGGTACGACATCAAGAAGTGGGCGGACTGGAGTCTTCGGCACTACTACTGGAGTCCGTCGTTCAGCCAGGTCTACTCCGAGCTCAAACGGGTCGAGCAACACGGATACGCCACCTCCTGGATGGCCGACGGTGAGGGTGGCCGAAACCGGAGGGTCTACAAGATCACCGATGCGGGTCGTCGGGCGGTGCGGATCTGGGCGCTGGACTCCCCGGTCGACCCGCCGATGCTCAAACACGGTGTGATCTTGCGGACGGCGTTCGGTCACCTCAGCACACCCGAGCAACTCAAGGCGATGCTGACCGAGCACGTGGCGCGCATGGATGAGTTGCAGCATCGGGTGGCGGTCGACGCGGCAGCCGCCGAAGCCGAGCCCGCGTGGGCCTACGCGCGGATCGCGATGCGTTGGGCCGAGCGCTACTACGCCAGCGAACGCGAGTTGGCCTTGGAGCTGATGGACGAGATCGACACGGCGGAGCAGGTTTTCCGGTCGGGCGCGTCGGTGGGTGAGAGTTTCCCGAAACCCCGACCGGGTCACTGGCGTGAGGTGGAGCAGCAGGTCCAGGCCGGCGAGCACGACGACTGA
- a CDS encoding flavin reductase family protein: MTGPRIPHDQTGPDDAGPSTENLRRVWGNFATGVAVVTAHDGRRPIGFTCQSVVSVSLDPPLMSFCPSRTSTTWPLAREVGALCINILAARQHDLCRQFAVSGTDKFRGVDWSPTHNGAPAIMGALAHIDGHMVSEHDAGDHTIVVASISALSAADDGTPLLFFRGGLSGLAD, from the coding sequence ATGACAGGTCCGCGGATCCCACACGACCAGACCGGTCCCGACGACGCGGGTCCGAGCACCGAGAACCTCCGGCGGGTCTGGGGCAACTTCGCCACGGGGGTGGCCGTGGTGACCGCCCACGACGGTCGGCGCCCGATCGGATTCACCTGCCAGTCGGTGGTCTCGGTGTCACTCGATCCACCGCTGATGTCGTTCTGCCCGTCGCGCACCTCGACCACCTGGCCGCTCGCCCGCGAGGTCGGAGCACTCTGCATCAACATCCTTGCGGCCCGTCAGCACGACCTGTGCCGCCAGTTCGCGGTGAGCGGGACCGACAAGTTCCGCGGCGTCGATTGGTCACCCACCCACAACGGCGCACCCGCGATCATGGGTGCGCTCGCGCATATCGACGGCCATATGGTCTCCGAGCACGATGCGGGCGACCACACCATCGTCGTCGCGTCGATCAGCGCGCTGTCCGCCGCGGACGACGGCACCCCTCTGTTGTTCTTCCGTGGCGGCTTGAGTGGGCTCGCCGACTGA